The following coding sequences are from one Eptesicus fuscus isolate TK198812 chromosome 7, DD_ASM_mEF_20220401, whole genome shotgun sequence window:
- the IGFBP6 gene encoding insulin-like growth factor-binding protein 6, protein MTPHRLLPPLLLTLLFAARPGGALARCPGCGQGAQAGCPGGCVAEEGAGQPAEGCAEAGGCLRREGQQCGVYTPNCAAGLQCQPPEEDQAPLRALLLGRGRCRPARAPTGENPKESKPHAGTTRQQDMSRRDQQRNLGTSVTPARPNPGGVQDTEMGPCRKHLDSVLRQLQTEIFRGSHTLYVPNCDHRGFYRKRQCRSSQGQRRGPCWCVDRMGQPLPASADSNGGSPCSAGSSG, encoded by the exons ATGACCCCGCACAGactgctgccgcccctgctgctAACTCTGCTGTTCGCTGCCCGCCCGGGAGGCGCCTTGGCACGGtgcccaggctgcgggcaggGGGCGCAAGCGGGATGTCCAGGGGGCTGCGTTGCAGAGGAGGGTGCGGGGCAGCCCGCAGAGGGCTGTGCGGAGGCTGGGGGCTGcctcaggagggaggggcagcagtGCGGGGTCTACACCCCTAACTGCGCCGCTGGACTGCAGTGTCAGCCGCCGGAGGAAGACCAGGCTCCTCTGCGGGCGCTGCTGCTGGGCAGGGGCCGCTGCCGCCCCGCGCGCGCGCCCACGG GGGAGAATCCCAAGGAGAGCAAACCCCACGCGGGGACCACTCGCCAACAGGACATGAGCCGTAGAGACCAACAAAGGAACCTGGGGACCTCTGTCACTCCAGCCAGGCCCAATCCGGGGGGTGTCCAGGACACTGAGATG ggcCCATGCCGCAAACACCTGGACTCAGTGCTACGGCAACTCCAGACCGAAATCTTCCGGGGGTCTCACACGCTCTATGTGCCTAACTGTGACCATCGGGGCTTCTACCGCAAGCGGCAG tgccGCTCCTCCCAGGGGCAGCGCCGAGGGCCCTGCTGGTGTGTGGACCGGATGGGCCAGCCCCTGCCAGCATCCGCGGACAGCAATGGCGGCTCCCCCTGCTCCGCAGGGAGCAGTGGCTAA